The DNA window GACGCTTCATCCCGCATTAGCTGACACGAACACTCCTTTTCGTGTCGGTTTCGATTTTCGTAAGTTGGGCCTTCACTGGCCCATCCACAGTACTCTATAATGATCATCAACCGAACTTTTGTCCTAAAAATTTGAGATCGATTACATGATATGTTGTATGGGAACATCATCgaaaattcatcatcatcatatatatatatatatatatatatttgttttctccttACATATCCACAACACTCTACATcatacatgtatttgtttttattattttgtgtcCGTGTTTAATTTGTTCTCCTGGATAGTTAAAAGGGAGCTATGAATCAAAAACTTCAATGGTTAATTAACGATCTGCCCAGTATAGTAATGAATTCTAAACCAGGCCTTGTGAAGAGGCCTGAATTTTAGTCCCTTTTCAACCAAAACATGATGCATATTTGTGACCATTATgtgcaaccaaaaaaaaaattggtcttCGACGCACCCCGTGAGAAACAAAGATTTGAAGGTGCGCCCTCCTAACCTAAGACTAGTTTCGTGTTGTAACTTAAAGCATCGAAAAAACAATTTAAGAATTCAGATCCAGGAACGAACTCTCTATCCATACGGCTAGTTAACCAAAGTAAGGATACGATAATCATTAAGAAAAGCACAAGCAGAGATACTGGCAATTACATTCAGAACATAAAAAACTAGATGGATGTTTTCGATTAGTCTTTGTTGAGGAATGATGACTCTGCAAGATCGATGGCCCGGGCTAGACCTGCAGCTTTGTTCTCACACTCTCTCTGCTCATCGGCAGGATCACTGTCAGCTACAATACCAGCACCAGCTTGAAGGTGTGCAACCCATTCTCGACGCTTGCTTATATTATTGTATGAGAAAATTGTGTCGTAGCGAGTGCTGGTTGGGAAAACAATAGTTCTCAAAGCAAGTGCAATGTCCATATCACCAGAAAATGAAATGCCTCCAAATCCTCCACTATATGGTCCACGCCTTGTGACTTCCAGCTGATCAATTAATTCCATGGCTTTCACCTGTATTGTAGAAGGGGGAAAATGATTATAACagcagcaacaaaaaaaaatcacaaaaattgCCTTTCTGAAAAGAATAGAATGTATTTCAATATAAGAAGGTAACCACAGGCTGCATGCTAATGATATGATATCTTGAATGAATATATCTTTTTTACTTCCAAACAGAGAAAACATGGATCCAGTTATAGCAAGGCAGCCGATGAAAACCTTTGGTGCTCCACTAACTGTCCCAACAGGAAGTGCTGCACGCAAAGCATCCCAGCTAGTCAAATGATCAAGCAACTCTCCAGTGACCTGCAAAGACAACCATGTATGCTGCCTCGGGTCACTCAAGCATTCAGATTTCAGAGGTTACGAGCACAAAAATCTAACAAgaataaaggtaaacaactctcgtgcacaaacTCCCGCAATGGGCAAGGTCGGCGACGGAAGCTATGTACGcggaccttaccccacataatcaTATGTGAAGAGGCTAATATTCACAATTCTGTATAAAAAACATGTGTCAATATTCATCTAAAAAAACCCTTTCCAAAAATAGTGATATTCAAAAAATTCAGACAAGACTTTGAGAAGCAAGATCAGTAGTCGCGTGCATTTGAGCAGTAGTGAATGACTAAGATATGCAGTAATAGCAAAATGtagaataattaataaatcaaCAATTTGTTGCAACAAAGAGTACATACCGTTGAACTAATGTGCATAACATGAGAATATCGCTCAATATTCATAAGCTTTTCAACTTTCACGGAACCAGGTTTAGAGACCTGCATTGAGCATTGACAGCCCTACCTTGAGTATATATATCCACAGAGATATAGTAAGTGACAAGTTACGCGTATGATGCTAATTTTTGTATCTCACACAGCCCCCCACCCCAAGGAAAGGGGGAAAACACGATCCCCAATGAAAACATAACTCAAAGTATCTTCTGATGGGGAATTCAGACTTCAATCTAAGTGAAGTATGGGCAATAAAAATGGCGAGCTCTAACAAGCATGAAAGAAGCTTAGGTAATGTTTCAATGAAAAATAACCCAGCATCACAAGGTAGCAATATAGCACGAGGGAACTAGAGCAGGACTTCAAAAGGGCATTTGCGGAAAGGGATCATAAATCATAAGTAAATTCAAAGCCCAGTCCCCCAGGAGAAGTTTGGAAAATGACTGATCACACAAACTTGGTAGAGAAGACCACATGATCCAAATTCTTCACTCCACTATAAAGTGTAGCTAGGTTGATATGAGAGGCACAAACCTTTCCCACATCATTCCTTCCCAAGTCAACCAGCATTATATGCTCTGCGCATTGCTTTTCATCATTCAAAAGCTCCTTCTCCAACATTAAATCTTCTTTAGGGGTTTTCCCTCTTCTACAAGTCCCAGCAAGGGGCCGATTAGTAATCTTATTCTGATGACAAAAACCCAAATCGTGTGAAAACAAGAACAGCAATCCCAATTCTATAATTTGAATTCAATAACTCTGTGTATTATTTCTATAGTTACCTTCTTTACTCGTGTAAGGATTTCAGGACTTGAAGCAACCATTATGCACCCTCTAGCctgatcacaaaaaaaaatacagaacaGTAGTTCAGAATTCTAACATCACCTGTAAATTTCAAACTGAGAGTCTAAGGAAAGGGAGCGAACTTGTAAATAAGTCATATATGGACTTGGATTGACAATTCTCAGAGCTCGGTAGATTTCGAATGGGTCTGCAAACGTTCTTCGTTCAAAACGCTGACTCAacacaatttgaaaaatatcaCCTGCCAGAATATGCTCTTTGGCTTGCAATACTGCTTGTTTATACTCTTCGCTTGTCATGCTTGACATATCCAATTTAGGACCAAAAAGGTGAGTTGATAACTTTATTGACCCCGCCGGTAGCCTTGGTCTGAAATTGACACTCAATTACTCACTTTAAAATTGAACTTAgaagaatgaaatgaatgaGGTGGAagatttaaaaatgaaaattataaCTTACGAAATTATATCATGAACTCTAGATACAAAAACTTCCAATCGTTTCATTCCATCATTGAAGGCCTCCTCAACAGAAGAATATTGATCTAATCGCACCCAGTGAATCACATAGGCTTTCTGTGGTCGAAAAAATTTACCAAAGCTTAGCAATCATATTCatcaaaagaaacaatttatCAAATTCAACTCAATTCCACAGTCAACAAGGAATAAATTGCTCCCTTATTAACTCATAAGTATGGAACAAATAATATGGCAACCACTAAACTGGGAAAGAAAGGAGTGTTAAGTAATATTCCAGATcctgaatcatatatatatttagaacaACCAAATGGCTTTCTAATAAACTTAAAAAGTACCTTCTCTACATGATCAAACACAAGCACATCCTCATAGAGACCAAGATGAACATCAGGT is part of the Tripterygium wilfordii isolate XIE 37 chromosome 7, ASM1340144v1, whole genome shotgun sequence genome and encodes:
- the LOC120002320 gene encoding anthranilate synthase alpha subunit 2, chloroplastic, yielding MAMEKTLAIKPIPFFPSTDHFPVNVSINFCSRVSVSSSRSLALYCSSSRVGALKCSAQSSSSSYVDQSEKFKEAAKKGNLVPLYRCIFSDHLTPVLAYRCLVKEDDRDAPSFLFESVQPGLNASAIGRYSVIGAQPSMEIVAKENMVTILDHEKGLREEKIVEDPMTVPRSIMEGWKPQLVDELPEIFSGGWVGYFSYDTVRFVEKKKLPFSSAPPDDRNLPDVHLGLYEDVLVFDHVEKKAYVIHWVRLDQYSSVEEAFNDGMKRLEVFVSRVHDIISPRLPAGSIKLSTHLFGPKLDMSSMTSEEYKQAVLQAKEHILAGDIFQIVLSQRFERRTFADPFEIYRALRIVNPSPYMTYLQARGCIMVASSPEILTRVKKNKITNRPLAGTCRRGKTPKEDLMLEKELLNDEKQCAEHIMLVDLGRNDVGKVSKPGSVKVEKLMNIERYSHVMHISSTVTGELLDHLTSWDALRAALPVGTVSGAPKVKAMELIDQLEVTRRGPYSGGFGGISFSGDMDIALALRTIVFPTSTRYDTIFSYNNISKRREWVAHLQAGAGIVADSDPADEQRECENKAAGLARAIDLAESSFLNKD